The Tripterygium wilfordii isolate XIE 37 chromosome 1, ASM1340144v1, whole genome shotgun sequence sequence GCTGATGTTTTTTTGGATTGCAGCATTGTGTGTTGCCGAGAGCCATGATACAGGATCATCTACATCAACCTCATCAAGAATTATGGGACAAGAGCTGAACGAGTATGTTATCTTTCCCCTTTTATTTTCGCAAGTCCTTACTCCATCTCCCTGCATGTTACTGTACCTTTTGGCTTTAAACAGTGGTTACCAGGTTACTGAGGCTTTGCGAGTACAGATGGAAGTTCAGCGACGGCTGCATGAGCAGCTGGAGGTTAGTTTTGATTGTTGTTGCTCCCAGTTTGACTTTTATGAAGTGGCTTGTAGAATTGGTATTCACCTGTCTGTACTTGTGAAAATGGTCATCCTCAGATATTACACATCAAAAGTAGGATCAAATCAATACAATCCACTTGTGTGAGAGACAATGTAAGTTGCCTCTGGGGATGCCTCCTGTGGTATGTGATGAGTGCCTCTTTTTGATGTGTTTGTCCTTTGTGGTTCGTTCAATTCTAGGAATTTATTTCAGTTATTGTCCTGTGTGATTGGATGGTAAGTTCATATACAATCGCAGATAAATAAGTGTTTAAAAGCACTGGGTACCTTGTCAGTTTAATAAGAAGGTAGTGGAGGTCATGGGACATTGTTTTCCAAATATTTTGACGTGACCCATTTTTGTAATGGGgacattattttgttttttcatggtAATAAGAGGCGTCTAATAAGCTACACCAATGTCAGTCTGAAAGTGTTACTGATTTTAATGCTGGCAACTGGATAATAATTCTGAATCGTAGTCTCTGATGGTTTCACTGTAAGCAGGTGCAGCGTCATCTCCAACTTCGGATTGAAGCTCAAGGAAAGTACCTTCAGTCCATACTAGAGAAAGCTTGTAAAGCTCTAAGTGATCAGGCCACTGCATCTGCTGGGCTTGACGCTGCTAGGGAGGAGCTTTCCGAGCTAGCTATCAAAGTTTCAAATGACCGTCAAGGAGTGGTCCCTCTTGATACCATGAAAATACATTCCCTATCTGAACTAGCTGCTACTTTAGAAAGCAAAACTGCTTCTAATACGCCTACTCGCATTGGTGATTGCTCTGTCGAGAGCTGCTTCACTTCTGCTGGAACTCCAGTTTCTTCCTCGGGTGTGGGTTCACAGGCTGCTTCTTTGAAGAAGAGAACAAGACCTGTATTTGGTAATGCTGAATTGCCCTTGGAGGGCGACATACGGCAAGAAGTGGGATGGATGATGAGTAATATTGGATGAGCTTAATGCCAGCTTCCCTGAATTGAGAATTTCCATTTCACCATTTAGGTTTTTATTCAGTTCCTTCTAGTCTAATTGTTCATCCTGTTCGACCATCTCTGTAGTCTGTACATTCGTAAAGATCCTTTAATTATAACTTAATGTTGCCTCCCTTTATTCATGAAAGGGGCACATTGGAAGGCCCATGGTTTGCCTCTGCTGTGTATGCATATACGCTACTAAGTAATATCCATAGCAGGGAAATTGAACGTAGAGTAGTTAGATGCAGAAATCGTTGAGGCTATGTGGGAACGAAATTTTTTGTTCTAGCTGGTCTTTATGCTTGTTAAAATCTACCTGGAAACCTTCCATGAAAGGCTGCAACGTACAATCTTTACTGATGTATCCTTGTTGGAGATTCTAAATTGGTCAATTCAACTATGTTTTCTGTTATTGTATTTTGTGCACTATGTTTTCTTGCTCTCCCCtgttttttgagaattttttaaaGAGATATTGACATTATTCACTGATACTATTTATTTGGTGTAAGTGTAATTTATTTGGTATAAGTGTGGCTCTCACAAATATTGAAATCCGTGTGTGAATAGTGTTAGATGGATCACGCACCTTAATTATTTAAAGTGTGGGATCCCGCACCTGAGAGAAGCACTTATATATCTGTTATACAATTATAATAGACCGTAATCTTGCAACTCAATAACTTAGCTTTAAAAAGTAGGTAAAAAGCTTTAACATTTtagtaaaaaactaaaaatgtaTGCTCAGTAATGTGCGGATATGGATGTTTTATGCTCAATGACACAGATTTACAGAACAATAAAAAGGAAGCCCATTCTAAAAGGACGGCTTGCAATAAGTCCAAAGTTGAAGGttcaaggaaaaaataaatgcaTGTTTAGTGTTGAagaaagagacagagagattTTCTTCTTTGCCAACAGCCAGAATGGCATCTcgacttttctttttctgttttttccaAGATTTTTAAAATCGGACTGGTCAacaaaccggaaaagtcttcgaTTCATGGTTTAAAGGTTCAatcggggttcaaaccgggttcgaaccggttttaacgtaatgaattatttatatatatatttatattatatgcatataatatataagaaaacttcataaaaatacaatatattttaaacaaagaaaatctcatagcaTAGTGGTTAAagtctttttttaattaataaaaggtcatgagttcaaaccctataaataacaaaatttcaaaaatattttattaactttaataaatgactGAACCGGTTAAAACCGGCCCGATTCTGACCGattcaaccgaagaaccggccggCTCAACCGAAAATATCCCGATTCATCAATTACCGGTttggcacctcaaccggaccggataAGTGGTCGgccaccggttggaccggtccgaccggccggtccggtccggttttcaaaaccttggttTTTTCATTGGCATCTCGACTTTTGGAGAAATACATTCTATTTTGCTTTATTTAGTTTGTTTTGGgttcattttgtttctttattctTACTCGTACTTGCCACTATTTTCCTTTCTCGGAAGAACCAGCTCCTTCCTCCTCGTCCTATGAAAGATTCGCAGGTATGTTTTGCTTCTATTTCGAATGTATTTCTGCATTCCCGCATAAGCTTGAACCATGACAAGTAGGCTGTGAATTGGAAGTTTATTGATTAAATGTGTATGCTTTCTAACTCAGCTTGAGCAGTTTATTTCTATGAGTTGTTCAAAGATTATTGACTAAATTCTTTGTTACTTGCTAATGATTCAATGATGGGTCAGCAGTCAGCTTAATTATTTGTTATTGGAGTCTGGAGGGTGAAATTAATGTGTATCAGCTAATGGAATGAATTGTGAGGAGACCACTACACATTTGTATATTCAAGCACTAGTAAAATGCATCAATGAAATTAGTCCCTTGTTTGTGTAAATACTTTGCTTTCCTTGCTCATCAAGAGTGAATAATTTGAAAGTTCACATAGCCGGATCTGATTTGTCTTAGTTGTCTAAGTTATTCCTTTCTTTTAACCTGAAGTATTACTTTACTTAATGGGTCAGGAATGCATTTTGGAAGGAGTGAAATGAAGAAATGAGCAGTGTCGAAAGGTGTAAGGTTTGCTCCTATTTTGCTTGTATTTCCGAACCCCTGCTGTTCTCAAGATCTTGTCAAGGTTGGTTTCTGTACTTATATTCCACAATTCCTGGATAGCTATGCCATATTTGAGATGTGTTATTGATCTAGGTCTGACTGTTACAGTTGACACGCACAACTGTGGTTTCATAAGCTGATTAATATCAAAGTTTTCAAAATGATGATAGAACCCCCTTGTACTTTTAGATTGAATGATAATAACTTGATATTTTGGGATTTATTAAAGCCTACTTTTATGTTGAATGATAATCAATTAATATTTTGGGATGGAATCAGAGTTGGCAAAGGGCACAGTGGGCATGATCTCTCTTGCATTTCTTATGAATTGACCCCTAGGTTTATAGCCTTatttatctatctatctatatatatatatgtatatattcttgTGTTGTTTTAAATTCTGGTATTCATATTCAATCTGCACAATTATTTCTCACGGCATTCCCTGGAATTTGATTGCATCTTATAGCAATTGATACTTATTCTTGTTGGCACATACTTTCAACGACAAATACTATGCAAAGT is a genomic window containing:
- the LOC120002725 gene encoding protein PHR1-LIKE 3-like isoform X1, whose amino-acid sequence is MPISPIGSCRIFPSKESMYSTIHSLTLDGSSVGGLGVEFASSLEGTNLPGDACIVLTSDPKPRLRWTAELHERFIDAVTQLGGPDKATPKTIMRTMGVKGLTLYHLKSHLQKYRLGKQSCKESTDNSKDALCVAESHDTGSSTSTSSRIMGQELNDGYQVTEALRVQMEVQRRLHEQLEILHIKSRIKSIQSTCVRDNVQRHLQLRIEAQGKYLQSILEKACKALSDQATASAGLDAAREELSELAIKVSNDRQGVVPLDTMKIHSLSELAATLESKTASNTPTRIGDCSVESCFTSAGTPVSSSGVGSQAASLKKRTRPVFGNAELPLEGDIRQEVGWMMSNIG
- the LOC120002725 gene encoding protein PHR1-LIKE 3-like isoform X2 translates to MPISPIGSCRIFPSKESMYSTIHSLTLDGSSVGGLGVEFASSLEGTNLPGDACIVLTSDPKPRLRWTAELHERFIDAVTQLGGPDKATPKTIMRTMGVKGLTLYHLKSHLQKYRLGKQSCKESTDNSKDALCVAESHDTGSSTSTSSRIMGQELNDGYQVTEALRVQMEVQRRLHEQLEVQRHLQLRIEAQGKYLQSILEKACKALSDQATASAGLDAAREELSELAIKVSNDRQGVVPLDTMKIHSLSELAATLESKTASNTPTRIGDCSVESCFTSAGTPVSSSGVGSQAASLKKRTRPVFGNAELPLEGDIRQEVGWMMSNIG